One Lottiidibacillus patelloidae genomic region harbors:
- the rnpM gene encoding RNase P modulator RnpM produces the protein MQKRKIPLRKCVVTQEMKPKQEMIRVVRSPEGIVSVDPTGKKAGRGTYLTKTVEVINLAKQRNVLGKQLQANVDPSVYEDLINLVGNES, from the coding sequence ATGCAAAAGCGCAAAATCCCATTACGTAAATGTGTTGTGACACAAGAAATGAAACCTAAACAAGAAATGATTCGCGTTGTCCGCTCACCTGAAGGAATTGTTTCCGTAGATCCAACAGGCAAGAAGGCTGGCCGTGGTACATATTTGACGAAAACGGTTGAAGTAATTAATTTAGCAAAACAGAGAAATGTTCTAGGAAAGCAATTACAAGCTAATGTTGATCCTTCTGTTTATGAAGATTTAATCAATCTTGTTGGAAATGAAAGTTGA
- the rbfA gene encoding 30S ribosome-binding factor RbfA — MSKIRANRIGEQMKKELGDIIGRKLKDPRVGFVTVTAVDVTGDLQQATVFITVLGDSEQKEATLGALIKATGFIRSEIGKRVRLRKTPELSFQFDESIEYGNKIERLLGDLNKE, encoded by the coding sequence ATGAGCAAAATTCGTGCAAACCGCATCGGCGAACAGATGAAAAAAGAACTTGGGGATATTATTGGACGTAAATTAAAAGATCCTCGAGTAGGCTTTGTCACTGTTACTGCTGTTGATGTTACAGGAGACTTGCAACAAGCAACTGTATTTATTACAGTACTTGGAGATAGTGAACAAAAAGAAGCTACGCTCGGAGCTTTAATAAAAGCTACCGGATTTATTCGTTCAGAAATTGGTAAGCGTGTTCGATTAAGAAAGACACCAGAATTATCTTTCCAATTTGATGAATCGATTGAATATGGTAATAAAATTGAACGTCTTTTAGGAGATTTAAATAAAGAGTAA
- a CDS encoding bifunctional riboflavin kinase/FAD synthetase — METYNITHPHEFIEEMKPKVIALGFFDGVHLGHQKVINTAVNTANVRGVEAAVMTFHPHPLVVLSNGKREVEYLTPLQEKLKRIASLGVHKCYVIKFDKDFAKLTPQQFVDQYIIALNTVHVVAGFDFSYGSLGRGTMETLPFHSRGAFDQTEIGKVVKSDEKISSTLIRSLIIDGKVSDVVDYLGRFYEVEGTVIKGEQRGRQLGFPTANIKLDENYICPKNGVYSVNVLVEGEWYKGVCNIGKKPTFHDTFEQTVEVHILDFSEDIYGKTVKITWLTRLRDEKKFSSIDELLGQIKQDIKDTEQFFKNRK; from the coding sequence GTGGAAACATACAACATCACTCATCCACATGAATTTATAGAAGAGATGAAACCAAAAGTAATCGCATTAGGATTTTTTGACGGCGTTCATCTAGGACATCAAAAAGTCATTAACACTGCCGTTAATACAGCGAATGTAAGAGGTGTAGAAGCTGCTGTTATGACCTTCCATCCTCATCCTTTAGTAGTTTTGAGTAATGGGAAAAGAGAAGTTGAATACCTAACTCCGCTTCAAGAAAAATTAAAAAGAATTGCTTCATTAGGTGTACATAAATGCTATGTAATAAAATTTGATAAAGACTTTGCAAAGCTAACACCACAACAGTTTGTAGACCAATATATCATTGCATTAAATACAGTACATGTTGTCGCCGGTTTTGATTTTAGTTATGGATCACTTGGCAGAGGAACAATGGAGACATTACCTTTTCATTCTAGAGGGGCCTTTGATCAAACAGAAATCGGTAAAGTTGTCAAAAGTGATGAAAAAATAAGTTCAACTTTAATAAGGTCACTTATTATTGATGGCAAAGTAAGTGATGTTGTGGACTACTTAGGTCGTTTCTACGAAGTTGAAGGGACCGTAATCAAAGGTGAACAACGAGGCAGGCAACTTGGTTTTCCTACAGCTAATATTAAGTTAGATGAAAACTACATATGTCCAAAAAATGGCGTTTATAGTGTAAATGTACTCGTTGAAGGGGAATGGTATAAAGGCGTATGTAATATAGGGAAAAAGCCAACATTTCACGATACATTTGAACAAACGGTAGAAGTGCACATCCTTGATTTTTCCGAAGATATATATGGGAAAACAGTAAAAATAACTTGGTTAACAAGACTAAGAGATGAAAAAAAGTTTTCTTCAATCGACGAACTCTTGGGACAAATTAAGCAAGATATAAAGGATACGGAGCAGTTTTTCAAGAATAGGAAATAA
- a CDS encoding DUF503 domain-containing protein: MIGFVRCECILYNLHSLKDKRSVLKRLMNRISQSGNIALTEADFHDLWQRTALEMVTVSKDKVQAEKELNRALKIIDSHGDLERTVTHFEWL; this comes from the coding sequence ATGATAGGATTTGTTCGCTGTGAATGCATATTATATAATCTGCACTCATTAAAAGATAAACGCTCTGTGTTAAAAAGACTTATGAACCGCATTTCACAAAGTGGTAATATCGCATTAACTGAGGCTGATTTCCATGATTTGTGGCAGCGGACAGCTTTAGAAATGGTAACTGTTTCTAAAGATAAAGTTCAAGCTGAAAAAGAGCTTAATCGTGCTTTAAAAATTATTGATTCTCACGGAGATTTGGAAAGAACAGTTACTCACTTTGAGTGGTTATAA
- a CDS encoding M16 family metallopeptidase — translation MITKHTCSNGVRIVLEKIPTVRSVAIGVWIGTGSRSENKANNGVSHFLEHMFFKGTTNRSAKEIAESFDSIGGQVNAFTSKEYTCYYAKVLDSHSQYALDVLGDMFFNSTFDEEELKKEKNVVLEEIKMYEDAPDDIIHDLLAQASFGDHPLGYPILGTQETLESFNGDSLRKYMNDYYTPENVVISVAGNVEDDFINEVEKLFGTYKTTGSSENIEKPSFLGEHLKRKKETEQAHVCLGFDGLALGDKKNYDMIVVNNVLGGSMSSRLFQDVREQRGLAYSVFSYHSTFQDNGLLTIYAGTAPKQLDYLLETMTNSLEQLKREGITEKELNNSKEQLKGNLMLSLESTNSRMSRNGKNELMLGRHRSLDEIVQLINEVSMESVNQLTKDIFNDKYSKAVISPLQ, via the coding sequence TTGATTACAAAACATACATGTTCAAATGGTGTAAGAATCGTTTTAGAGAAAATCCCAACAGTAAGGTCGGTTGCAATTGGAGTTTGGATCGGTACGGGTTCACGCTCAGAAAATAAAGCTAACAATGGTGTATCACACTTTCTAGAGCACATGTTCTTTAAAGGAACTACAAATCGTTCAGCGAAAGAAATTGCTGAATCATTCGATAGCATTGGTGGTCAAGTAAATGCATTTACTTCAAAAGAGTATACTTGCTATTATGCAAAAGTGTTAGATAGCCACTCACAATATGCTCTAGATGTACTTGGAGATATGTTTTTCAATTCTACTTTTGATGAAGAAGAATTAAAAAAAGAGAAAAATGTAGTCCTTGAAGAGATAAAAATGTACGAAGATGCACCAGATGACATCATTCATGATTTATTGGCGCAAGCAAGTTTCGGCGACCACCCATTAGGGTATCCAATATTAGGTACTCAAGAAACATTAGAGAGTTTCAATGGTGATTCACTTCGAAAGTATATGAATGATTATTATACACCTGAAAACGTTGTAATTTCAGTCGCAGGTAATGTTGAAGATGACTTTATAAATGAAGTAGAAAAGCTATTTGGTACATATAAAACGACTGGAAGCTCAGAAAACATTGAAAAACCTAGCTTCTTAGGAGAACATCTTAAGAGAAAGAAAGAAACAGAACAAGCGCATGTTTGTTTAGGCTTTGACGGACTTGCATTAGGAGATAAGAAAAATTACGACATGATCGTTGTAAACAACGTTCTTGGTGGAAGTATGAGTAGTCGATTATTTCAAGATGTTCGTGAACAACGTGGGTTAGCTTATTCTGTATTTTCTTATCACTCTACTTTCCAAGATAACGGCTTATTGACTATATATGCTGGAACAGCTCCTAAGCAACTTGATTACTTATTAGAAACGATGACGAATTCTTTAGAGCAATTAAAGCGTGAAGGAATAACTGAAAAAGAATTAAATAATAGCAAAGAGCAATTAAAAGGAAACTTAATGCTTAGCTTAGAAAGTACAAATAGTCGAATGAGCAGAAATGGTAAAAATGAATTAATGTTAGGTAGACATCGTTCTTTAGATGAAATTGTTCAATTAATTAACGAAGTTTCAATGGAAAGTGTTAACCAATTAACGAAAGATATCTTTAATGATAAGTATTCAAAAGCAGTAATAAGTCCGTTACAATAA
- the truB gene encoding tRNA pseudouridine(55) synthase TruB, giving the protein MEQYNGVLPLHKPRGMTSHDCVAIIRRMLKTRKVGHTGTLDPEVNGVLPICIGKATKIVQYVTDFPKEYEAEISLGKSTTTEDQTGETVEEVAVTNSFTKEEINAVLQKFTGEITQIPPMYSAVKVNGRKLYEYARAGETVERPERTIKIHNIELLDNTEIFSGNPLTFSIRVACSKGTYIRTLATDIGKALGYPAHMSSLVRTASGPFTLEDTFTFEQLEELLKEDNHGFLVSVEEALKHFPKWVVNDKLALKISNGAVLEITEDLPEKFVVYDESGRCLAIYQKHPTKTGLIKPEKVFS; this is encoded by the coding sequence ATGGAACAGTACAATGGTGTTTTACCGTTGCACAAGCCAAGAGGTATGACGTCCCATGATTGTGTTGCGATTATTAGAAGGATGCTTAAGACGCGTAAAGTTGGTCATACAGGAACACTAGATCCAGAAGTAAATGGCGTCTTGCCAATTTGTATCGGGAAGGCAACCAAAATAGTTCAATACGTAACAGATTTTCCAAAAGAATACGAAGCGGAAATTTCACTTGGGAAATCAACAACGACTGAAGATCAAACTGGAGAAACAGTCGAGGAAGTAGCGGTAACTAATTCTTTTACAAAAGAAGAGATTAATGCTGTATTACAAAAGTTCACTGGTGAAATTACTCAAATTCCTCCAATGTATTCTGCAGTAAAAGTAAACGGTAGAAAACTTTATGAATATGCAAGGGCTGGAGAAACAGTAGAAAGACCAGAACGGACAATTAAGATACATAATATTGAACTTCTAGACAATACAGAAATTTTTTCGGGTAATCCTTTAACATTTTCTATACGTGTTGCATGCAGTAAAGGGACTTACATTAGAACGTTAGCTACTGACATTGGAAAAGCCTTAGGGTATCCAGCGCACATGTCTTCACTTGTAAGAACAGCTTCAGGTCCGTTTACATTAGAAGATACATTTACGTTTGAGCAGTTAGAAGAGTTACTAAAAGAAGATAATCATGGTTTTTTAGTGTCAGTTGAAGAAGCGCTTAAACACTTTCCTAAATGGGTTGTAAATGATAAACTTGCACTTAAGATTAGTAATGGGGCTGTGCTAGAAATAACAGAGGACTTGCCTGAAAAATTTGTTGTTTATGATGAAAGCGGACGTTGTTTAGCTATCTACCAAAAACATCCAACAAAAACAGGATTAATTAAGCCCGAAAAAGTATTTAGTTAG
- the pnp gene encoding polyribonucleotide nucleotidyltransferase — protein sequence MEQQKRSFSMEWAGRELTVETGQLAKQANGAVLVKYGESVVLSTATASKHPKDIGFFPLQVNYEERLYAAGKIPGGFIKREGRPSEKAVLAGRLIDRPIRPLFPDGFRNELQVVSIVMSVDQNCSTEMAAMVGSSLALSISDIPFSGPIAGVTVGRIGGEFIINPTVEQQEQSEMNLVVAGTKDAINMVEAGAKEVPEEIMLEAIVFGHEEIKKLIAFQEQIVAEIGKEKMEVELKGTNASLEEDLRPKAYSRIQEAVKVFEKHAREEAISTVINEVVAEYEAMDELEEKDAVVREVKEILQKFVKEEVRRLITKEKVRPDGRNIDEIRPLSTETSVLPRTHGSGLFTRGQTQALSICTLGPLGDVQILDGLGIEESKRFMHHYNFPNFSVGETGPIRGPGRREIGHGALGEKALEPVIPSEADFPYTIRLVSEVLESNGSSSQASICGSTLAMMDAGVPIKAPVAGIAMGLIMEGEDYTVLTDIQGMEDHLGDMDFKVAGTEHGITALQMDIKIAGITREIFEEALAQAKKGRMEILDHMATTISGPRQELSKHAPKIITMAIKPDKIRDVIGPSGKMINKIIEETGVKIDIEQDGTVFIASVDQAMNEKAKKIIEDLVREVEVGTTYLGKVKRIEKFGAFVEIFKGKDGLVHISELAEERVGKVEDILKLGDEIMVKVTEIDNQGRVNLSRKAVLKEQKAAEEQKS from the coding sequence ATGGAACAACAAAAACGTTCGTTTTCAATGGAATGGGCTGGTCGTGAACTTACAGTTGAAACTGGCCAACTTGCAAAACAAGCAAACGGTGCTGTTTTAGTTAAATATGGTGAATCTGTTGTATTATCTACAGCAACAGCTTCAAAGCACCCAAAAGATATTGGTTTTTTCCCACTTCAAGTAAATTATGAAGAGCGATTATACGCAGCTGGTAAAATCCCAGGAGGATTTATTAAGCGTGAGGGAAGACCTAGTGAAAAAGCGGTACTTGCAGGAAGATTAATTGATCGACCGATTCGTCCGTTATTCCCTGATGGTTTCCGTAATGAATTACAAGTTGTTAGTATTGTCATGAGTGTTGATCAAAATTGTTCGACTGAAATGGCTGCAATGGTAGGTTCTTCTTTAGCACTTTCCATTTCTGACATTCCTTTTTCAGGACCAATAGCAGGAGTTACTGTTGGACGAATTGGTGGCGAATTCATCATAAATCCAACTGTAGAACAACAAGAACAAAGTGAAATGAATTTAGTTGTTGCTGGTACAAAGGATGCAATTAACATGGTTGAAGCTGGCGCAAAAGAAGTACCAGAGGAAATTATGTTAGAAGCTATTGTTTTTGGTCATGAAGAAATTAAGAAATTAATTGCTTTCCAAGAACAAATTGTTGCTGAAATTGGTAAAGAGAAAATGGAAGTTGAACTAAAAGGAACGAATGCTTCATTAGAAGAAGATCTACGTCCTAAAGCATATAGCCGTATTCAAGAAGCGGTAAAAGTGTTTGAAAAGCATGCAAGGGAAGAAGCAATATCTACTGTTATAAATGAGGTAGTTGCTGAATATGAAGCGATGGACGAGCTAGAAGAAAAAGACGCTGTCGTTCGTGAAGTAAAAGAAATCTTACAAAAGTTTGTGAAAGAAGAAGTTCGTCGCTTAATTACGAAGGAAAAGGTTCGTCCTGACGGTCGTAATATTGATGAAATTCGTCCACTTTCTACAGAAACTTCTGTTTTACCTAGAACACATGGTTCTGGATTATTTACTAGAGGTCAAACTCAAGCGTTAAGTATTTGTACATTAGGACCATTAGGTGATGTTCAAATTCTTGATGGTTTAGGTATAGAAGAATCGAAACGTTTTATGCACCATTATAATTTCCCTAATTTTAGTGTTGGAGAAACAGGACCAATTCGTGGACCAGGTCGTCGTGAAATTGGCCATGGTGCACTAGGAGAAAAAGCTCTAGAACCTGTTATTCCTTCTGAAGCTGACTTCCCTTACACGATTCGTTTAGTATCTGAAGTATTAGAATCAAATGGATCATCTTCACAGGCTAGTATTTGCGGAAGTACGTTAGCAATGATGGATGCTGGAGTTCCAATTAAAGCACCAGTAGCAGGAATTGCAATGGGCTTAATTATGGAAGGTGAAGATTATACTGTCTTAACTGATATTCAAGGAATGGAAGATCACTTAGGTGATATGGACTTTAAAGTAGCTGGTACAGAGCATGGTATTACTGCCTTACAAATGGATATCAAGATTGCTGGTATTACTCGTGAAATCTTTGAAGAAGCATTAGCACAAGCGAAAAAAGGGCGTATGGAAATTTTAGATCATATGGCAACTACAATTTCTGGTCCTCGCCAAGAGCTTTCTAAACATGCTCCAAAAATTATTACGATGGCAATTAAACCAGACAAGATCCGTGATGTAATTGGACCAAGTGGAAAAATGATTAACAAAATCATTGAAGAAACTGGCGTGAAAATTGACATTGAACAAGATGGTACAGTTTTCATTGCATCAGTGGACCAAGCGATGAATGAAAAAGCGAAGAAAATCATTGAAGATTTAGTTCGCGAAGTGGAAGTAGGAACTACGTATTTAGGTAAAGTAAAACGAATTGAAAAGTTCGGAGCCTTCGTTGAAATCTTCAAAGGAAAAGATGGTTTAGTTCACATTTCGGAACTTGCAGAAGAGCGAGTAGGAAAAGTTGAAGACATCTTAAAGCTTGGAGACGAAATAATGGTTAAGGTTACTGAAATTGATAATCAAGGCCGTGTTAATTTATCTCGTAAAGCAGTTCTTAAAGAACAAAAGGCTGCAGAGGAACAAAAATCATAA
- a CDS encoding YlmC/YmxH family sporulation protein produces MRLSQLGGKEIIDLKNGERLGVLGETDLEIDDRTGHIKALLIPVPRVFGFKKDKEEVKIYWKHIKKIGTDMIIIDDTNR; encoded by the coding sequence GTGAGACTAAGTCAATTAGGTGGAAAAGAAATTATCGACTTAAAGAATGGAGAACGGCTTGGAGTACTTGGTGAAACAGATTTAGAAATTGATGATCGAACAGGTCATATTAAAGCACTTTTAATTCCAGTACCTAGAGTGTTTGGTTTTAAAAAAGATAAAGAAGAAGTAAAAATATATTGGAAACACATAAAAAAAATTGGTACTGACATGATTATTATTGATGATACTAATCGCTAA
- the rpsO gene encoding 30S ribosomal protein S15 produces MAITKERKNELINEFKTHEGDTGSPEVQIAILTENINTLNDHLRTHKKDHHSRRGLLKMVGKRRNLLAYLRNKDVSRYRDLINKLGLRR; encoded by the coding sequence ATGGCAATCACAAAAGAACGTAAAAACGAATTAATCAATGAGTTCAAAACTCACGAGGGTGACACTGGTTCTCCAGAGGTCCAAATCGCTATCCTAACAGAAAACATTAATACGTTAAACGATCACTTACGCACTCACAAGAAGGATCACCATTCACGTCGTGGTCTTTTAAAGATGGTTGGTAAGCGTCGTAACTTATTAGCGTATTTACGTAATAAGGACGTATCACGTTACCGTGACCTTATTAACAAACTTGGATTACGTCGATAA
- a CDS encoding polysaccharide deacetylase family protein: MSKGRYNVIAFIIIALISIGSIENPFTTSYVEQIKDLSVVASKQKDELYIEIQDKASKYEVKAKDAVLDPVWKATPGYNGKQVDIDASYKAMKKDGVFNEEKLVYKQVKPTVHLEDLPPSPVYRGNPDKPMVALLINVAWGNEYLPKMVDVLKKHQVRSTFFLEGNWVKKNADLTKMLYDEGHELGNHSFSHPDMKKLSANRIREQLQKTNDVIEETIGKKPKWFAPPSGSYRDEVVKIANEMGMYTILWSVDTVDWKKPNATEMMNRVLRKVHPGAMILMHPTEPTAEGLELLIEGLKAKGYSIGTVTQLLSEARIDK; encoded by the coding sequence ATGAGTAAAGGTAGGTATAATGTAATTGCATTTATTATTATTGCGTTAATATCAATTGGTTCAATCGAAAATCCATTTACGACAAGTTATGTCGAGCAAATAAAAGACTTATCAGTAGTAGCTTCAAAACAGAAAGATGAGTTATATATAGAAATACAAGATAAGGCTAGTAAATATGAAGTAAAAGCAAAAGACGCCGTCTTAGATCCCGTTTGGAAGGCTACTCCAGGTTACAATGGAAAACAAGTAGATATAGATGCATCATATAAGGCCATGAAAAAAGATGGGGTATTTAATGAGGAAAAGCTTGTATATAAGCAAGTGAAACCAACCGTTCACTTAGAAGATTTACCTCCATCTCCTGTATATCGTGGTAACCCTGATAAACCAATGGTTGCTCTGCTTATTAATGTAGCTTGGGGAAATGAGTATTTACCTAAAATGGTCGATGTCTTAAAAAAACATCAAGTTCGCAGTACTTTTTTTCTGGAAGGTAATTGGGTGAAAAAAAATGCTGATCTAACCAAAATGCTATACGATGAAGGGCACGAACTTGGTAACCACTCCTTTTCTCACCCAGATATGAAAAAATTAAGTGCTAATCGAATTCGTGAGCAATTACAAAAAACAAATGATGTCATCGAGGAAACGATAGGGAAGAAGCCGAAGTGGTTTGCTCCACCTAGTGGGAGTTACCGAGATGAAGTGGTTAAAATCGCTAATGAAATGGGTATGTACACCATTCTCTGGTCTGTAGATACTGTGGATTGGAAAAAACCAAATGCAACGGAAATGATGAATCGTGTACTTCGCAAAGTTCATCCAGGGGCGATGATATTAATGCATCCTACAGAACCAACTGCAGAAGGGTTGGAATTGTTAATAGAAGGTTTAAAAGCGAAAGGGTATTCCATTGGAACAGTAACGCAATTATTAAGCGAGGCTCGTATTGATAAATAA
- the infB gene encoding translation initiation factor IF-2, translating to MSKIRVYEYAKEKNVSSKEVITKLKELNIPVSNHMSTIDNDVIQKLDSKIASATKEKAAKQENNKPDSKQQATNQNNAKKPTNQGNKQPSNQGAKNTSNKPAGNTNRPGGQNNNNRPGNNNRPNNNNRPNNNNRNNNKNKQKPNKGAQQQQQVQQPKKVEMPSKITFTGSLTVGELAKKIHKEPTEIIKKLFMLGTMATINQELDADSIELIAGEYGVEVEEEIILENTDFAKYEMDEKEEDLQIRPPVVTIMGHVDHGKTTLLDSIRNTKVTAGEAGGITQHIGAYQIEEQGKKITFLDTPGHAAFTTMRARGAQVTDITILVVAADDGVMPQTIEAINHAKAAEVPIIVAVNKMDKEGANPDRVMQELTEHGLVSEEWGGDTIFTKLSAIKGEGIDELLEMILLVAEVEEYKANPNRLAAGTVIEAELDKGKGAVATLLVQNGTLRVGDPIVVGNAFGRVRAMVNDLGRRVKAAPPSTPVEITGLNEVPHAGDQFLVFQDEKQARAVGEARATKQREEDRGEKSKVSLDDLFNKIKEGEMKEINVIVKADVQGSVEAMAASLQKIDVEGVKINIIHTGVGAITESDIILASASSAIVIGFNVRPDVNAKRTADVEDVDVRLHRIIYKAIEEMEAAMKGMLDPEYEEKVIGQVQVREIFKVSKVGTIAGCYVTEGKVTRDSSVRLIRDGIVVYEGELDTLRRFKDDVKEVAQNYECGITLEKFNDIKEGDIIEAYVMEEIKRK from the coding sequence ATGAGCAAAATACGTGTATATGAATACGCAAAAGAAAAGAACGTTTCAAGTAAAGAAGTAATTACAAAGTTAAAGGAATTAAACATTCCAGTTTCCAATCATATGTCTACAATTGATAATGATGTTATTCAAAAGTTAGATAGTAAAATTGCTAGTGCAACAAAGGAAAAGGCAGCAAAGCAAGAAAATAACAAGCCTGATTCTAAGCAACAAGCTACTAACCAAAATAATGCGAAAAAACCTACAAATCAAGGTAATAAACAACCTAGTAACCAGGGTGCTAAAAACACTTCAAACAAGCCAGCTGGGAATACCAACCGACCAGGTGGACAAAACAATAACAATCGCCCGGGAAATAACAATCGTCCGAACAACAATAATCGTCCAAACAACAATAATCGAAACAATAACAAAAATAAGCAAAAGCCTAATAAAGGTGCTCAACAACAACAACAAGTTCAACAGCCTAAAAAAGTGGAAATGCCTTCTAAAATTACGTTTACTGGCTCTTTAACTGTTGGTGAGCTTGCGAAGAAAATTCACAAAGAACCTACAGAAATTATTAAAAAGCTATTTATGCTTGGAACGATGGCGACAATTAATCAAGAACTTGATGCAGACTCAATTGAATTAATTGCAGGCGAATATGGTGTTGAGGTAGAAGAAGAAATCATCCTTGAAAACACTGACTTCGCAAAATACGAAATGGATGAAAAGGAAGAAGACTTACAAATTCGTCCACCAGTCGTTACTATTATGGGTCACGTTGACCATGGTAAAACTACATTATTAGACTCGATTCGTAACACAAAAGTAACAGCTGGAGAAGCTGGTGGAATTACGCAGCATATCGGTGCTTATCAAATTGAGGAGCAAGGTAAGAAGATTACATTCCTTGATACACCTGGTCACGCCGCATTTACTACAATGCGTGCACGTGGAGCACAAGTAACTGATATTACAATTCTAGTTGTTGCAGCTGATGATGGAGTAATGCCACAAACGATTGAAGCGATTAATCATGCGAAAGCAGCTGAAGTTCCTATTATCGTTGCAGTTAATAAAATGGATAAAGAGGGCGCTAACCCTGACCGAGTGATGCAAGAACTTACGGAACACGGTTTAGTTTCAGAAGAGTGGGGTGGAGACACAATCTTCACTAAGCTATCTGCGATTAAAGGTGAAGGTATTGATGAATTACTGGAAATGATACTGTTAGTTGCTGAAGTAGAAGAATATAAAGCAAATCCTAATCGACTTGCTGCTGGTACGGTAATTGAGGCAGAACTTGATAAAGGAAAAGGTGCTGTAGCGACTTTACTAGTTCAAAACGGTACATTGAGAGTTGGAGATCCAATCGTTGTAGGTAATGCATTCGGTCGTGTTCGTGCAATGGTTAATGATTTAGGTCGCCGCGTGAAAGCAGCACCACCTTCAACACCTGTAGAAATTACTGGATTAAATGAAGTTCCTCATGCTGGGGATCAATTCCTTGTATTCCAGGATGAAAAACAAGCACGTGCAGTTGGTGAAGCTCGTGCTACAAAACAACGAGAAGAAGATCGTGGAGAAAAATCTAAAGTTAGCTTAGATGATCTATTCAACAAAATCAAAGAAGGCGAAATGAAAGAAATTAACGTCATCGTTAAAGCAGACGTACAAGGTTCTGTTGAAGCAATGGCAGCTTCCCTTCAAAAGATAGATGTAGAAGGTGTGAAAATTAACATCATTCATACGGGTGTTGGGGCAATTACAGAATCAGATATTATTTTAGCTTCTGCTTCTAGTGCAATCGTAATCGGATTTAATGTTCGCCCTGATGTAAATGCTAAGCGTACTGCAGATGTAGAAGATGTTGATGTACGTCTTCACCGTATTATTTATAAGGCGATTGAAGAAATGGAAGCGGCTATGAAGGGTATGCTTGACCCAGAATACGAAGAAAAAGTAATTGGTCAAGTACAAGTACGTGAAATCTTCAAAGTTTCTAAAGTTGGAACAATTGCTGGATGTTACGTAACTGAAGGAAAAGTAACACGTGACTCAAGTGTTCGTCTTATCCGTGATGGTATCGTTGTTTATGAAGGTGAACTTGATACACTTCGCAGATTTAAGGATGATGTGAAGGAAGTTGCACAAAACTATGAGTGTGGTATTACATTAGAGAAATTCAATGATATTAAAGAAGGCGATATAATCGAAGCTTACGTTATGGAAGAAATTAAACGTAAATGA
- a CDS encoding YlxQ family RNA-binding protein has product MEKWLSILGLAYRARKIISGEELVIKDVRNKNAKLVLLAEDGSQNTKKKVMDKCTFYNVPFRIVTDRQRLGKAIGKSERVVVGVNDQGFATKLIALLDE; this is encoded by the coding sequence ATGGAGAAATGGCTATCAATTCTTGGACTCGCATATCGGGCACGAAAAATCATTTCTGGCGAAGAGCTAGTAATCAAGGATGTTCGGAACAAAAATGCGAAATTAGTTTTACTAGCTGAAGACGGTTCGCAGAATACGAAGAAAAAAGTGATGGATAAATGTACGTTTTATAATGTGCCGTTTCGAATCGTTACAGATAGACAACGTTTAGGGAAGGCAATCGGGAAAAGTGAGCGTGTCGTTGTTGGGGTAAATGATCAAGGCTTTGCAACGAAATTAATAGCTTTACTCGATGAATAA